Part of the Hevea brasiliensis isolate MT/VB/25A 57/8 chromosome 16, ASM3005281v1, whole genome shotgun sequence genome is shown below.
ttaatggaacagtaaacttatgcttcaaaaactgaaattttctgccctcttggttttaagttagaaatggtaatggtgaccaattctaacaagttttaattgtaaaaatatggtatattgggagtgccaaagtcaatgtacatattgtctatccaaaagtcaacatttttgttgaccaatgaggtgaatagtaacaccaaaacttgaaattcacaaattgaagaatttaaaagtttcaaatgccctagtatacctaacaagattggtttggatagtttggcatgccaatagggttcgattagcgattgcacatggcaatttgccattctcaggattttatggcttttagccattcgaccttgtattgagctttggccttgtgctcgatgttaTCACAAATTGTtagtcgctcattgcacaccgggagatgcatatgtgaccgatggtgtgacgcccgagatACTTGATATCCAAAGGCCGCTTACTGCTATCCATCcgatcatctagtgtaggttacttgggcaaccaaatgaatgaaagtggacaaagataatgaaataatggatacaccaataccaaacaaagaattcATACACATTCTTTACATACTtatttttttttgctattttcttttattatactattgcaccactaagcattattgcttagcgcgttgcttttgccacgcgtaggttctggagatacagatcgtgagcccgagagaccgcagatcgggtgagtccatcctcagCTTACGCacggtccgtgtcacctcaacttctacagtgcagtggtaggacactaggtgtcattttggtattttgtaactaaatttttattttctcatatgtagttgaacttatgaaatgtattttgatgatcatgtaaataatgagaattgtgtttgtgaatggaaaagagaatgtttatttgtgatatatacttgattatcacatgtgatggatgtttgagaaatgaaaaggttattgagaactgaaattgagaaatgttgtggatatcttgatattgagattttgttgatgaattgaagttgggattgtttggaaattatttggaagtgtttttaacagttccaagaactgcttttctccatttttagcttgcAGATCActtgattttctttaaaaatttccggaaccttaaataaattataatttcaataaatgaactatatttcacaaactatattcaaaactttgataaaaaaaaattaattaaggtaaaaataaagtgtgccggtacaccgtgtgacatagcttactcggatacactgtagccgggtaaggggtgtcacataaccgATTTATACTCcacttcatttattttttttcaaccttaattgatatttatttaatttaattttgactcctcactctaatttaaatgtggttccagacattctaactgtccgaacagatttTAGTCACCAGAACACTAGAACGTACGAAACTTCCTATAGTGAGAATGTTACAACATAcataagttttattgtataatttttaTCTTCCATTTACCCAATACCAAACACATCGTAATTATTAATTTGCTAAAGTCAAGGTGAAACCCTAAAATCTGTGATTAAATTGATAattaacatttataatttaaggATATATAGGATGAATTTTGACAAATGCAAGCTTATTTATCTTTAGCAAGGGCTAGCTGATATCATTTTGTGAAgaggaggtttttttttttttttttttttttaatttgaatcagATTGTGGGGGCCATATTGATTTTGACAATTCTATTTTGATTTGAGTTGGATTAATCTAatgattggattttttttttaatttttttaaatataatttgaaTTGAATTAGACTAAAATCAATTATTCAGATTAAAATTTAATGTCTCTATTCTGTATGTtcaccataaaaaaaaaaaaattgaaatcaatCCTCTTCCAAgacaatttcaatttcaattcaatttaagtcTATAAACTACTAGCCAATTTTAGATTTAAACTTAGTCCACTAATTTGACTCAATTTCAAATCCAGCCGCAACCATGGCCTTATTTATAGGGAGTGAGTTTTATTGGTCTTTATTAGAATCAATATGCGTCAAAGACGTCAGAATTGCCAATCCACTATAAATGAGGATATtccttatttaaaaaattataatgagAAATAAAACTtccatatttatttttaaaaaaaatatttaaatttaaaaaattcaataaaagaaaatgtctaacataataaaaatataaaattaataaaaatattcattataattatataattaaattaaaaaattttaggccaaactatataaaaatttaataatttaaaatagaaaTATTAAAATAGCATAATTCttttctttactttttctttttttttttttaagtaaattcTTTTCTTTACTTAGTGCACCTAATATCTCGCTTTCTAAGATTTATCCCTGTCCTCTTTCCCTTTTCCTTTGGCttcttgtttaatttttttttttcgcaGCTTCTTGTTTAAATtgtcataaattaaaaaaataaataaatataaatacattTAGGTTTCTCCATTAAACAAATAAAGTATCTCTCGCTCCTCTTTATATAGCAGACTTCGTCTCTTTCGTCTTTCGTCTCCTTCTGTTTGTGATCCATATCTTGACCTCACCTTGAAAGCCCTAAAGTATCATCTCTCTCTGTTGGTGAATTAATCTGAATCATAATCATGGATGAAGAGTACGATGTGATAGTGTTGGGAACTGGTCTCAAAGAATGCATCCTCAGTGGTCTTCTTTCTGTTGATGGGCTCAAGGTCGTCTTCTGTTCTTCCTTATTCTTCTTTTTTACACTTCGCAGTTTCTATTTCACTACTTTAGGTTTTCATAGAATCAACTTATTGACTACAAGGTAGACTTTTTCTGACAGTATTGTCATTTTTTTCTATATAGCATACGTTGGTTGGCTTTTGAATCCAACTGGGTATCTGTGATTTCTTTGCTTTCTCATAGATCTGGATGTTTGAGTCTGAATATTTTAGTTGTGGGTTTGTTTGCTTTGTTGACTTCCTATCTGTGGTTGGGAGATCTATGCATTATTTGTATTTATTGCGTTGTTCCAATTGAACTGGACTAAGAAGCTCTCTCCGTGACTTGAAGTTGAATTGCTGTAGTTCTAATGTCCTTGCATTAAAAACAAGTGTAATTTTTAGTTCTCCCTGCCTTTTAGTTTTAGAGGTAGTTGAAAGGTTATGAGGGAAATGTCATGAGTTTTTAGATTAGTTTTTGAATGGTGATTTGTTTAATGGATTGTGGAGTTAGGCTCTCTGCGGGCTTCTTTAGCAGTTTACATGGACCTGCAAATGGATCTTTTCGCTTGTAATGCAATTCGTTGTGTATTTTCATTATACTGCCCATGATATCTGGACTTAATCCTCTTTACAATTGATCAATTTTAGTCATCATCCCTATAATTTGTCAGGGCTTTACCATTTTGCATATCCTATACTGGTTTACTAAAATTGAGCAGTTCTTGAGTGCGGGATTTCCATGAATTAACACCTTTGAGATTGGATTTCATTTTGAAACGATAGTGTGGCTTTCATGAAGAGTAACTAGTAAGGTGCTGTGGATATCAATATGAGGAAGAGATTATTGGGTTTGGTCCTTTGATTGTGATCACAACTTGGTGTTTTGTTTATATTTGCGTTTATGGTTACAGCTTTTGACTCTTGCAAATTTCTGTAAttgattacaatatttctggacaGCCTGTGGTACTCAGCTGTTGCTTATCAATATTTCTGTAAGAATTTGATCCCATGTCTCTTTTAGCCATTTACTATATTGGGCTACATGTATGATGGACAGCCAATCTCTTTTTTTTGTTGAACAAATTCTGTTGTTAATCTAAAGTAGAAGAAATGTGTTAGATGCTTTGGATGTTGTTTTTgacactttttcttcttctagttGTTTTAGAATATAAAAGATAGTTCTGAAGTAAAGGTTTTAACTTTTTTGTGATTTATAACAACATTGTGTTTTATTTGGATCATTTTGGCTTTTCTACTCACTTGTACAAGTACACATTTTATGCTCATATAATTGCTGTTTTCCTTTAGTACTGCACTAAAATGATAGCATGCTTGATTGTGAGCCAGGTTCTGCACATGGATAGAAATGACTATTATGGAGGAGAGTCTGCATCACTTAACCTTATTCAGGTCCCAATCATTCAATATTTGTTGTATTACTAACAATTTTCTTGTATTCTTGTAATTGCTTTTGATTGAATTATTTATTTACAGCTGTGGAAGAGGTTCAGGGGAAATGATAAGCCTCCAGCACATTTGGGTTCAAGTAGGGATTAtaatgtggacatgatccctaaggTGTTTTGTTTTTCTCTAGAACTATTCCACTTCGTGTGTTCTTGaacaatatttttttttgtcaatttctttaaatttctgcTGAAATGGTTGTCTGCTTGGTTGGCTAGTTTATGATGGCCAATGGCAATCTTGTACGCGTCCTCATTCACACAGATGTTACCAAATATTTGTACTTTAAAGCAGTGGATGGCAGTTTTGTCTACAACAAAGGAAAGGTACAATAATTTTCTAGCTTTTTGGGATTTGTTTTTAGCTTGGTTTACATTTTGCGACATTCATAACTTAAATCTGCTGGTATTGAACTACTTGAATAGGTTCACAAGGTGCCAGCAACTGACATTGAGGCACTTAAATCTCCTCTGATGGGTATTTTTGAGAAGCGCCGTGCTCGCAAGTTTTTCATATACGTCCAGGATTATAATGAAAATGATCCCAAAACACATGAGGGAATGGACTTGACTAGGGTGACAACCAGAGAACTGATTGCGTATGCCCTTTTCTTCGCCTATGTTTTCTCAAATGTCTTTGTTGTGGCTCTTTTCTGTTATTGAACTGCATTTTCATAGTTATGTATGTTTTTAACATTTATAAGTCATTTGGGGTGGCCTTGGGGCTTTGGAGGAGAAATGGGGTTAGTAATATTTTGGAGGAATGGTAAATAAGGAAATTGTAGTTGTATTGTTTGAGGTGGGAATCAACAAATTGGGGGAGAGAGGGGTGAGGATTTTGATAACCTTATATAATGTGAGGAACAGAACACATAATTTTGAATTAAGGATATCATATTTTATTACCCTTTTTCAGATGATTGTTTTAATTTATTCTAtaccttttttcttctttcatttATATTCACTACTAAATGAGTTGAGCACCCTTTTCCATTGTTCTTATTATATATTCACTTTTGATAGAAAATATGGTCTTGATGACAACACAGTGGACTTCATTGGTCATTCATTAGCGCTTCATAGAGATGATCAGTACCTAGATGAACCAGCACTGGATACTGTGATGAGAATGAAGGTGAAGAACTGTTTGAAGTTTTAAACATGATGTCTGATCTGCAGGTTTTGAATTCTTATTGAAAATTCCATTTTCATAATGCTTTTCTTAAAGTTTCTTCTCTCATATTATGTTGTAGCTTTATGCGGAATCTCTTGCCCGTTTTCAAGGAGGATCGCCATATATTTATCCTTTGTATGGATTAGGAGAGCTCCCACAGGTCAATCTCACTCCCTTCTCCTATCTTTAGCCCTAGATGAAATGTGGAAAAAAGAACTAGGCTTCATTAAAATGGTAGGATTTGTTGATGTCACTTTATTTTCTTGTGGATTTGTTTCTCTACCAGGCATTTGCACGACTTAGTGCTGTTTATGGTGGCACATATATGTTGAATAAACCTGAGTGCAAGGTACTTGATTACTTTCCTGAAATtggatatttttattattattcattGCATAATCTTGGTTTTGTATATACAAGCAGGGTGCTCGTCTGAATTTAGTCTTTGGAGTGGATGTGAAATTTGATATAAGCGTATTGCTCTATTTCAGGTAGAGTTCAATGAGGAAGGCAAAGTTGTTGGTGTCACATCAGAAGGGGAAACTGCTAGGTGCAAAAAAGTTGTTTGTGATCCTTCTTACTTGCCCAACAAGGTATGGATTATTTTGCTAAATTTGTTATCACCTGTTGAAATAGAAActtgaataattattaaaaaaaaatactattgAAATCATTTACCCTGAAGATAGAAGTTGAATGTTCTATTCCTGAAAATTTTATGCATTTGAACAGGTTAGGAAGGTTGGTAGGGTTGCCAGAGCAATTGCCATCATGAGCCACCCAATTCCAAACACCAATGATTCTCATTCAGTTCAGGTTATCTTGCCTCAAAAGCAGTTGGGTCGCAGATCAGACATGTGAGTTCCACATGCTACCATTAGTCTCACAAATATCTCTTCCCATTCCCATCCCAAAGTTATTAGAAGTCGAAGGATTAAAATTGTTCCATTTCCCGCATTTCCCTTTACTGTGAATGTGAATTGTTTATGAACACAACATTGACTTGACTTGAATTAAGCAAGGATAAATTAGCAGGACCTAAAACACAAGAGGGATAACTACATTTGTTGTTGTAGAAGTTGATCTTCATAACAATTACgttctaattttcttttttctttcttttttttttctttttttttgttaacAATCAAGTCCTAAAACTTTTAAATTGCTCTCCATTAGTCAAatgctaaaaataattttttttttaatttcagccCAAAACTTATAAAAAATTACAATCAAGtattaaatctttttttttttagttcaacAAAAGAATATTTTCTTGTAATTTTCTTCCCTCAAACAACAAATAAAAATATTCTAacaattttttattcatttatcttTAGGTCTCCAATTTTTACATATACTACAACTgagatttatttttagatttatttttTGTTTCTTTAATTGGAATTCTATGTATGATGAATTTAAACAATGAAATTGACATTGTTATTTGTTgtcttatttttttaaaatataaaatgtggCTCAAAAATTCAAGTATTTTCTTGAAATATTTTGATTATTGTTGGGGTTTGAAAATTTCATGGGAAATTTTGATGGTTTGTTGATTTTGAAATTTCGATGATTTTGTGGAATGTTAAAGGTTTTTCTTGTACAAATtgaataaaaaagttaaaaatatagTTAGTACTTGATTATAATTTGTGAAAAGTTTCAGGACTGATGGAAAAAAGGTATTTTTAGTGTTTGACTAATGAAATTTGGCATTGATTAATAGTTAGGTCTTGATTGTTAAAAAAAGAGAATTTAGAACTTAATAATGAAAATGGCCAACTTATTGGGCTGTAGTTTGGATCTTATATGGAACATTATGCCTTCCCTCCTGCAGGGTAGGTTTTCCTGATAGTTGAATACTGTCCTTCACCAGGGCTCCAATTGATTGAATTTTGTGTGTTTGTGGATGGTTATCATTTGTTGATTGTTGTGGTAAGTTGCTTGTCTTCGTCTTCTTTGGGTTAGCTGTCCAAGACTTTTGAATGGATAATCCTACCTGATGTAGCTTTAAGAGAAACTTTCAGTAGTTTATGCTTTAACTTGAAAAATCAATGTTGgttctctcttcctttctcttcTTAATTCTGTGATACTTTGTGTTGAGCAGGTACCTTTTCTGTTGTTCGTATACTCACAATGTTGCTCCAAAGGGAAAATATATTGCGTTTGTTTCATCAGAGGCAGAAACTGATCATCCTGAGGTTGAATTGAAGCCAGGAATTGACCTTCTAGGTCCTGTTGATGAGATATTCTTTGAAATTTATGACAGATATGAACCAGTGAATGAGCCCTCTTTGGACAATTGCTTTATATCAACGGTAAGTATATCACCTAATATAGAAATTACTATTCCCTAAACTATTTGGCAAAAGTTTAGTGCACTCATGACCTTTTATTTGACCGTTCCGACCCCCAACTTTTTATTTTTGACCTATTGCACCCTtcaactttttatttttataatcaatTAGCACAATTTGCTCAACTCAATAATAAATAATGGGTAAATTACTATGAGGTCCCCGTATCATGTCAAAATTCATTATTTGGTCCCTAAAATTTTTAATCCCAATTAAAATGTCCCTCTATTTTGTAAAATCAAACTATTTAGTCCTTCCATGATAGATTCCATAGTGAGAGATGAAAAGACCAAAATACCCATCTCCATGTAACCGCTAGCAGTATCTTCTCTCTCTGCTTCTCCACCACAAGTCCACCACCACTCTCTGAAACCCTAGGCCAACCCATTGTCATTCTCTTATGCCCATGCCCACATATCAAGCACAACAAATGAACTAGGAAATCCACCTGCACAAATTCACAAATCCATCATCAGTCAGAGGAAGTGGCAAGAAATGGACAAATCCACAAATTCATAGCCTCTGGAAAATATCCACAAATTTACAGTTGAAGTATTGGGCAATAGGTTAGTAACCACAAATTAACAGGAAGCTCTTGCATGAAATTGAACCATATCCAGTCTTAATAATTGCTGCAAGTAATTCATCGTCACTTTGTTACTGCATTTCCTTCAAAAACATAGGACAGGAAGCAAGCTACGAATGCCGATCTAGTCTTTGCTAATGATTCCTGGTGCTCCTTCATCTTGACGTCGCCCATGCATTAGAGGATGGAAATGCGTACGTGAAATGGGTTGTGGGTGCTGTGAGGAGGCAGTGGTGTGATGGTGGTGTCCAGCTTGGCAGTATGGAGAGCGCAAGACTGTGTGACAACTGGTTCTTCCTCACACGGCGGTGCTGAAAGGAACTTGTGAGAGGAAAAGGGTGGCCTTATGTGATTGAAGGGCTATCTAGATGATGATTTCTGGGAAAATAGGGAAACTGCGAGCAATGGCATGCAGGTGAATGTTGTGGAGGTTCTCTGTTTCGATTGAATAAGGCTTTATGTGGGTCTCTCTCAAATAGCAATGGAGGCTCTAGTTTCTGTGTTGGGGAAGAGTAGCAAAATGTTGGGTCTGGAGAGATTGGCCTAAGAAGGGTGCGGGACCAGGTAATAGAAGAGACCAAGTTCTGTTTGGTAGAGGCAAGTGAAACCAGAGGTTATAGATGGCGGTGGCTGCGGTGATGGTGGGGGGTGGCGGCCGTCTGtaggagtggtggtggtggacgGGTGGAAGTAAGAGGGAAAGGGCCATTGTGAGTTTGGGGAGGACCTTCATTTTGGGGCAGAGGAACAAAATGATAGAAATGGGGTTAATTTTGGAAGAGAAATATATTTTCTTTCCTCTGACCAAGGCTATAACTATTGACTAATGTTTTCCGCCTGTTAAGGCTAATAGAAGGACCAAATAGTTGAATTTTACAAAAATGAGGAACATTTTAATTGGGTCTTAAAATTTTAGGGATCTACTAATGAATTTTTCCATTATACAGGGACCCTATAGTAATTTACCCACTAATGATTAAATAATAAAGTATAATCCattataaattgaaaaaataggGATATATTAGGTGATATATTTAATCATTTTCTATTGACAAATTTGAAAATCTGTCTATTGGTTagaaaattacaaattaaatgGTGCAATaggtcaaaaataaaaaattattgatgTAAtggatcaaaataaaaaaattcagggTGCATTGGACTTTTCCCAAATAGTTTAAGGGTTAATTTAGGTAATTGGCTGTAAGCATATTTTAGTTCTCTTAATGATTGCTCTGGCATGCTCATGTGCGTGCCGCTTTGCCTCCGTTGTTACCTAATTGGATTACTTGTAATCTTCAACAGAGTTATGATGCCACAACTCACTTCGAGTCCACTGTCACAGATGTTCTCAACATGTACACCTTGATCACTGGAAAGGTAAGAACCTACATTTTCCTATGTCAATTTCTTGTTCAAGTCCACTTATTAAGGTCAAAATTCTGGTTATAGAAAATATCATTCATTTACTTGGAGTTCTTAAGTCTGGTGTTGATGCTGTTATTTACTCGTAACATTTATTAGTTATGAACACTAGAACATCACTTCACAGAAGTAACCAAGTGAACTGTATTAGCTCCCCCTTTTTCGGAATTTATTATGTTTTGTTAGTATCCTATGACTTGCATATTCTAAGTTTTGTTGAACCCGATTTGGTGAGGTATTTTACTATTTTGTTAATATGGTATTTCTGGACTTGTTCCATCTGGCTTAATTTTTTTACTAATCATTGAGTGTGTTGGGAGAATCACTTGATTACAGTTTGTTGGTTGAAATATCTAATTAAAGCTTGTGCTTGAGCCTTTGTTTCTCAAACTGTTAAATTGGCAGTTTGAATTTGCAGGTCTTAGGTTTGAACGTGGCTTGACATTCTATATAAACTTTGGATGGAAAATAAGGGGGGGAAAAACTTTACATGcttgttccttttttttttttggagcaaTGCATGTTTTTCTattgttttaaaattattattagggTTCATCAAATTTAGAATTGGTGGCAATTGTAGCCAAAGTTGAGTTCAGAAGGCACACACCTAGAGAGAGAACTTGGTCCCTATGCTATAAATTTCATGATCCTTGTGGATAATTTTAAAAGAAGTGGCCACAATTGAAGAAGCACGTAGAATTGGGATTTTCTTTTTAGTCATTTACCCTTTTATACTATGTTCTGTTTAATTATAACTGGCATTATTTTGTCGAAGCACTTGATCATTTGCTTCGACAAATAGTCCCttgaaattgaaagaaataaagaaaacagcATTAGTAATTGTTCAAGTCATTCGCATGTTTTCAGTTGTTTCTATCAACAAttctaaatttatattaaaaattgattCTGATTTTGGTATTCAGGTTCTTGACCTGAGTGTGGATTTGAGTGCTGCCAGTGCTGCAGAATGAGGAAGCTGCTTTTACATAAACTGATGCTTAGCCTTGTTCTAAGCTCCTTGAAGAGGTGGAAAAGGACTTGGTATTGGTTTCCTATATATGTTGTAATAAATTCATGTCTAAATGCACTTTATTTGAATATGTAAGACTTGAAACTTTGATCTGGCTGTGTTGTGGAAATTTGCAATTTCTGCATTGTTGGTCACTTGTGGAGAGGGTATAATTTATTTGTTCCCAAGTGCTAAATTACAGAACTGAAACCTTTCTACATTAATGAAGCATGGGCTGTTCTTTTTTATTCCTTGGAGATCTCATAGTTTTGGAGATACATATATTTTTTAGTTCAGCATGAGATTTATTGGAAGGTCGATCTTGCCATGGTTTATTTTGAAACTGAATTAGTCTAATCTGAAactaaaattaattgaaatccAGTTCAAAATCGGCCTTGAACTGTATTGACATTGGCCAAGGTCGATCTGGTTTctagttaaaataaaaaatttgatcaaattggtaATCAGTGAGGTTGGGATTAGAATTATAACGAGGACCGGGATTGGAATCACATGCCTCTCGAGGTCTGGGATCTTGGTTTAGGGCACCTAAGTCCTAGTTTGATACCAGGTGTATTGAGTTTTACTACTGAATTTAAGCGTGACGCACGGATCTCCCTCTGAATTAGTTCACCTATTATCTTTATTTGTTTTAttcttttgcattttcttttgatttagaaaaattattattcaGTTGCTGAATAGGGAAATTAGTGACTTGCTTGCATTTTAAAAAAGGGAAATTATATAAACAAATCTTGTACTTCTaaacttttttttatattttatattttaaaaattattaattaaatcttatattttaaaaagttaCACGATTATGCCTTATTTTTATTCAGTTCATTAAGTGTACCCAAAATGTTACCTTACTACATGATCAATGTCACGTCATATCAATGATAGGGTAGAATTACTCAGAATTACTCAATATTTAAaagtatataatttaattaataatttttaaaatatagtgtataattgcaaaaaataaataaaaatgcgaGATTTAAATTATGCTAGAGATGATAATATAGAAAGTATATACAAAGATCATCATATCtgaatctaattaatattttaaatactcAAATAATTTCAAATTCAATTATATTACCTGAATAATATTGGAATCGTTTAAATTTATATAGTTAATTAATAAtctctaaataaatttataattaataatttatattttaaaatttaataattttgaagaaattacaaaaaaaatttatactttCAATTTCTTTTTTGCAATTATaccctatattttaaaaaactttcaatttttt
Proteins encoded:
- the LOC110659800 gene encoding guanosine nucleotide diphosphate dissociation inhibitor 2, translated to MDEEYDVIVLGTGLKECILSGLLSVDGLKVLHMDRNDYYGGESASLNLIQLWKRFRGNDKPPAHLGSSRDYNVDMIPKFMMANGNLVRVLIHTDVTKYLYFKAVDGSFVYNKGKVHKVPATDIEALKSPLMGIFEKRRARKFFIYVQDYNENDPKTHEGMDLTRVTTRELIAKYGLDDNTVDFIGHSLALHRDDQYLDEPALDTVMRMKLYAESLARFQGGSPYIYPLYGLGELPQAFARLSAVYGGTYMLNKPECKVEFNEEGKVVGVTSEGETARCKKVVCDPSYLPNKVRKVGRVARAIAIMSHPIPNTNDSHSVQVILPQKQLGRRSDMYLFCCSYTHNVAPKGKYIAFVSSEAETDHPEVELKPGIDLLGPVDEIFFEIYDRYEPVNEPSLDNCFISTSYDATTHFESTVTDVLNMYTLITGKVLDLSVDLSAASAAE